One segment of Theobroma cacao cultivar B97-61/B2 chromosome 9, Criollo_cocoa_genome_V2, whole genome shotgun sequence DNA contains the following:
- the LOC18590697 gene encoding probable protein phosphatase 2C 23 — translation MGNGFGKLTVCFTGGGGYGGEEARRRKEISMFLSDPLDEGLGHSFCYVRPDPTRLSSSKVHSEESTTTFRTISGASVSANTYTPLSTALVDPYVSYNNSCFDRAAAFESTTSFSSIPLQPIPKNLMNSSGPMSGSLVPGSGPLERGFMSGPIERGFMSGPLDNINNNNYNRGLFSGPLEKGFSDQFQRSFSHGAFAFKTRSKKGSLIRVLQRAISKTMSRGQNSVVAPIKGVVSVKEPEWAIGSEKNPIHPHNENLTVSSLNLSSEGSLDDDESMESQNLQWAQGKAGEDRVHVVVSEEHGWVFVGIYDGFNGPDAPDYLLTNLYSNVHKELKGLLWDDGFEQAPASSPEEEKQSSEREPARGCSDYACSRCMEQEYYPCEKEVDSDLISSSKKRKGRNLKGKYKGAAKRWEENQRRWKCEWDRERLELDRKLKEQLSRNKSDGSRSMINHGDVLKALSQALQKTEESYLDIADKMLMENPELALMGSCVLVMLMKGEDVYVMNVGDSRAVLAQKAEPDYWLGKVRQDLERIKEETLHDLEGFDGERSSAIPDLTAFQLSVDHSTSVEEEVQRIINEHPDDAYAVMNDRVKGSLKVTRAFGAGFLKQPKWNNALLEMFRIDYKGTSPYITCVPSLHHHKLGPKDRFLILSSDGLYQYLTNEEAVSEVELFITLQPEGDPAQHLVEEVLFRAAKKAGMDFHELLEIPQGDRRRYHDDVSIIVISLEGRIWRSCV, via the exons atgGGTAACGGTTTCGGTAAATTAACCGTGTGCTTCACCGGCGGAGGTGGATATGGCGGGGAAGAAGCTCGTCGTAGAAAGGAAATCTCCATGTTCTTATCGGATCCCCTCGATGAAGGACTCGGTCACTCTTTCTGCTACGTCAGACCTGATCCGACCCGACTCTCTTCGTCCAAGGTCCATTCCGAAGAATCCACCACGACTTTCCGTACGATCTCGGGGGCCTCCGTTAGCGCCAACACGTATACGCCGCTTTCGACGGCGCTGGTGGACCCGTACGTCAGTTACAACAACAGCTGCTTCGATCGAGCCGCGGCTTTCGAGAGCACGACGTCGTTTTCCTCGATCCCGCTGCAACCGATTCCGAAGAATTTAATGAACTCTTCGGGTCCGATGTCGGGTAGCCTCGTTCCGGGTTCAGGTCCTTTAGAAAGAGGGTTCATGTCGGGTCCGATTGAGAGAGGGTTCATGTCGGGTCCCCttgataatattaataataataattataatcgCGGGTTATTTTCGGGTCCACTCGAAAAAGGCTTTTCCGATCAGTTCCAAAGAAGCTTTTCCCATGgagcttttgcttttaaaaccAGATCGAAAAAAGGATCTTTAATTCGGGTCCTCCAAAGAGCCATCTCAAAAACCATGTCTCGTGGCCAAAATTCCGTCGTGGCTCCAATTAAAGGTGTCGTTTCGGTTAAAGAACCCGAATGGGCAATCGGGTCAGAAAAGAACCCGATTCATCCTCACAATGAGAATTTGACGGTCAGTAGTTTGAATCTGAGCAGTGAAGGTAGTTTAGATGATGATGAGTCAATGGAAAGTCAAAATCTTCAATGGGCTCAGGGCAAAGCAGGTGAGGATCGGGTACACGTCGTCGTTTCGGAGGAACATGGATGGGTTTTTGTTGGGATTTATGATGGATTCAACGGCCCTGATGCTCCTGATTACTTGCTGACAAATCTTTACTCGAATGTTCATAAAGAACTGAAGGGCTTGTTATGGGATGATGGCTTTGAACAAGCCCCTGCTAGTTCCcctgaagaagaaaaacagagTAGCGAACGGGAACCGGCTAGGGGTTGTTCCGATTATGCCTGTTCCCGGTGTATGGAGCAAGAGTATTATCCCTGTGAGAAAGAAGTTGATTCCGATTTGATTTCGAGttcaaaaaagagaaaaggaaggaATTTGAAAGGAAAGTATAAAGGCGCAGCGAAGAGGTGGGAAGAGAACCAAAGGAGGTGGAAGTGTGAATGGGATAGGGAAAGATTAGAACTTGATAGGAAATTAAAGGAACAGTTGAGTAGAAATAAGTCTGATGGATCCAGATCAATGATAAATCATGGTGATGTTTTGAAAGCTCTGTCTCAGGCTTTGCAAAAAACAGAGGAGTCTTATTTGGATATTGCTGATAAGATGTTGATGGAGAATCCAGAGTTGGCCTTGATGGGTTCTTGTGTGCTTGTTATGTTGATGAAAGGTGAGGATGTTTATGTGATGAATGTCGGGGATAGTAGGGCAGTTTTGGCACAAAAGGCGGAGCCGGATTATTGGTTGGGGAAGGTCAGACAGGATTTGGAGAGGATTAAAGAAGAAACATTGCATGATCTTGAAGGTTTTGATGGAGAGAGATCTAGTGCAATTCCTGATTTAACTGCTTTTCAGCTAAGTGTGGATCATAGCACCAGTGTTGAAGAG GAAGTTCAGAGAATAATAAATGAACATCCGGATGATGCTTACGCAGTGATGAATGACCGGGTTAAAGGTTCTTTGAAGGTCACTCGAGCTTTTGGTGCTGGTTTTCTGAAACAG CCTAAATGGAATAATGCACTTTTAGAGATGTTCAGAATAGATTACAAGGGAACTTCACCATATATCACTTGTGTACCGTCTCTCCACCACCACAAATTAGGTCCCAAGGACCGATTTTTGATATTATCCTCTGATGGACTCTATCAATATCTAACAAATGAGGAGGCTGTGTCTGAGGTTGAACTTTTCATCACATTGCAGCCTGAAGGAGATCCTGCTCAGCATCTTGTTGAGGAAGTGCTGTTCCGAGCTGCGAAGAAAGCTG GCATGGACTTTCACGAGTTACTTGAAATACCACAAGGGGATAGAAGACGGTACCATGATGATGTTTCCATAATAGTTATTTCTTTAGAGGGAAGGATATGGAGATCTTGTGTATAA